In Camelus dromedarius isolate mCamDro1 chromosome 16, mCamDro1.pat, whole genome shotgun sequence, the genomic stretch ACTTCAGATCAGAGACAGCTTTTCAGGCACAGGAAGAGCAAGCGCAAAGGCTCTGTGGTGGAAATGAGCTTGGCCTTGGTACGGCTAAGGAACAGAAAGGCCTTGTGACGTCCTTACTCGCTTCGCAACCGCCTGCTAGGGCCGATTGGGAGGCTACTATTAACTATTTGGGGAAAAGgtcttggggaggagagagatgtgTGGCTCAGCCTAGAGTTTTGGGGTAGAAACGGAGAAGGTAGACTTTGGGTGAGAAGTTAGGAGACAAACTGAAAAGCAAGGAATGCACTTAAAGGACTGCTTGTTCCCCTCTGACACCTGGGAACAGGGGAACTTGATGGTGAGCAGTTTTGGgtagtgtgggtgtgtgtgcttgCATGCTTTGGTTTAGGAATGATCTCGAGGCAGAGTGGGAATTTTTCTCTGAAGCGGAACAGACACAGCTGTGTGCTAGTAGGAACCCAGTTGCCAGTGTGAACTTCTGTGCCACCTGTCACCAGCATCTCCCATGGAAATTCTGATTGCAAGTAGCACATTTAACCAGCACTGCTTCCCTCTTCTGAAGAGTTCACTGTTttaaaagtacacacacacacaaatcaaccAGGAAGTTCCCACTGAGCTTTACAGCATTCATTTTCtgtgagaaaagagagagacttaCAATTACCGTAagtttttcacagaaaaatcagcTGCCTTTCCCAAATGAAGCCTCACCATAAGTGGTGGCAGAGATGGACAAGATCGCAAGTGTGCTGATCCAGAGCCAGACTAGCTGACGTCCCCTGCTGTGCTAGAGGCGGGTCCAGTCCTGACTGTTAGACCGCGAGCCAGTCACCTCCCCACTGGGGCTCAGCTTCCACTTGATCGGGGATTAGTCCCCATCATCTGGGCTGAGAGTAACCATGCATGATGAGGGTGCTGCCTCTTGGAGCTCTGGGCTGCCCCTGTGCGGGAGGGTTCTGACAGCAGTACTCTGCCATTGTTCATGGGGAGTGGGCACCTGGATGGAAGGGTTGAAGATGTGAGTGGATAGAGAGTAAAAGGGGCAGACCTAATACTAAATGCTCAGTTGAGACATGGCAACCAAAGATGCAATGGCTGTCTACATCAGAGTCCTAGGGTTGCTGGGAAACATTActaacttagtggcttaaaacaacacacatttataatGTTACAGTCTAATGATCAGAATTCTAAGATGAGTCAGCAGGGCAGCATGCCTCCTGGTGACTCTGGGGGCAGAATCCGATTCCTCAACTCTTCCAGCTCCCAGAGGCTGCCCGCCTTCCTTGGCGTGTGGCCCTACATCACTCCAGCTTCTGCTCCATTGTCACCTCTCTTTTGctcactctgaccctcctgcctccctctgatAAGGACCTTTGTGGTTATATTGGGCCAccataatctctccatctcaagatccttaatttaattacatctgcaaagttccttttttgccatgtaaggttTAGGTTGCCTATCACACTATTAAACAGCCCTATCCAGGCATTTATTTCTCCCCACTATGATTTGgaaataataaatgctcattGTTGGCACTTAGGaaagtacaggaaaaaaatgaagaaattagtaaaaataaagaacCTTGTATCTGCCTTAATGCCCAAGGCAACCAGTTGTTAACatcttggtttatttctttttaatctttttttttctatgcctATTTTAACAGTTAGTTGAGATTTTACTGTGCATGACgttaaaaaaaactctcattTTCACTTCACACGAGAATTTTCctcataattaaaaatatttctaagcatAATTATCAGTGCattgtatttcattatatacTTTATCATTTTCCTAATTGATGGATGTTAACCTTGTTTCCTTTCTTATTGCTATTGTAAATTATTTGGTAACAAATCTTTGGGCACACTTTTTTGTTAGCATCTCTGGTTATTTTTTGAGGACCAAATCCTAGAAGCATAGTTACTGGAGCAAAGGGCATGACTGTGTTTGATGCCCACAACTGCCTTATTGCTTTCTGTATGGTTGAATCAGTTATATTCCTTCCAGCAGCTTTTCCGAGTGCCCAGTCCATCCCGTCCACGTCAGCAAAACATGAGTCATTAAAACTTGGTTGGTTGGATGTCTGAAAAATGGCGTGTCTTccacattttttatttgctagATTACTTAAATTAGATATTTGAGTTTTATTATCCACTGAATTTCCTCTTCGTGACTTGCCTCCTCTTACTGCTCATCAATTTTCTGAATAGGGTCTTAACGCTTTTCTTGTATACACTCTTCATCAAGAGAACCACTATTAAGCCTTTTCTGTGTTATGTGTTCTAAATATATCTCTCAGTCTGTTCTTTGCCTTTtcagtcctttttaaaattaaaaaaaattttttttttgcaggggagtaggtagttaggtttatttatttatttattttattattaattttttaatggaggcactggggattaaacccaggaccttgtgcatgctaagcatgcactctaccacttgacctatataccctccccctcagtcctttttttgaaaattggTTTTTCCAAGAGCTACCTTTGCatatatactactatatatgcaatatataGTATAGCTACATATAGTCAAATTCACTGACTCTTTCTTGTGTGATGCAGTCAGTCCACTAATTTTAAGTTTAGAAAGTTCTCCCTGTCATCCAGAATTGTATAAAGATTCTCTTGTACTTtcttccagtttaaaaaatgctGTGCTGTTTTATGCTGACCTCCTTAATCTCTCTGAATTTACCTAAATGGAGCATACTGAGAGGTGACAGGATAGGGTTATGTCCTAAACTTTCCCTTCCCTGCTTATCTTTTTAGTCTTCTATGGTATCTGTGAATTTCTTAAATAGACAAGGTTTGTTTTTAGACTATTGACTCTGTTCTACCGATATGTTTGTCTAGTCTTGTTAGAATTCCATGCTGGTTTCTTTATTatgggctgtaccattttactaTCTGGAAGGCAAGTCCCTCCTCATTACTCATCTTTAAGATGTTAAAAATTCTcgtctgttcatttattcaaataatatccagtataatatattttatataatatttattatgtataatacacatacagatacacacatgTGTATGGATAGAGATTATCTGAAAAAATGTACATGTTCCAAAAATGTTCCAGGGATTTTGGAGTTAAATATATAAGCTTATTTGGGAAGAAGGTAAATTGTTAcaataaatagcattttattcaGGATCATAATATAgctcttcttttatatttaaaagtttatatctGTCAAGAAAATTTCATTGTGtttgtgtatgatttttttttctgtaagccCTGATTGTTTCTGTTAAGATTATGCCTAGGTATTTAATGTAACTTTATTACTATTGTAAGTGAGCACTTTTCCACTTCACTCTCCAACTACTTATTACTGGTTTATAGGGAAGccatttattttgatatatttattggGTATTTAGCCACTCTATTAAATtccattataaattaaaatacttttaaacttAGATTAAAAATTTGTCTCTAAATGTTATTATTTCCCCCCAATAATTATATGCTATTTTTCCATGTCTCATTACATTGGCCAGAATTTCCAACATCAAGTTACTGTATATATTGGGAActcattatatatacatatatggaaatCATATTCTTGATTTCATTTGGAACGTCTATAgtatttcactgttaaaaataatttggctGTTGGTTTATCTTAAAAATTTCTTCATTGTAGAAAATATCACATATACAGTGATATGTGGATACAGAATCAATGTCCAGGtttatacattattataaagCACACCAATGTCTTGCAATTGTGGTATTTGCTGAGGCTTTTAATAGATAATCTTTATCAGATAAAGGAAGTCCTACTCTTATTGTGCTAGGAGTCTTGAAAAACCATGAATAGGTGTTAAATTCTCTCAGATACTTTtgtctgcatctgttgagatgctcatatgatttttctcctttactcgGTTAATGAGGCACATTGCACTCGTTGATTATCTAACAGCCAAACAATTTTGCATTCTTGGCATAAACCCAACTTGGTGATGATGCATTATCCTTCTTAAATGTCCCTGGATTCAGcatggtgatttttttgtttcagaCTTTGCACTTAATGTTCATAGGTGATATCTGCCTGTAATATTTCTTTCTTGCTCTGCCCTTGTCAGATTTTGGCATCAAGATTATGTTAATCTCACTGAGTGCATTTGGGATTGCATCCTCTTTCCTTTGTCCCAGAATTTTTTGGTGTAGGATagacattatttcttccttcagtgttTCCTAGCTATCTCCATTGAAGCCGTATGGGTCTGGAGTTTTCTTTTGTGGAGGTTTTTAATAATGGATTTGATTTATTTAAGTAGCTGTAAGATTattcatgttttctgtttctttttgtgctattttagcattttgtattatttttgctgAGCACCTATTCCacctaaaatttcaaatttattgacataaTCTTGTTTAGATGTCCTTTTAGTATCCTATCCCATTATTACCTTATCCTTTTATTATCTAAGGTGTGCAGGATACGTAGTGATGTCCCcattttcattcctgatattcaTCATTTAGTTCCCTTTCTTTCTATCACGAACATCTTactagggttatttatttatttacttttaaccaacttttggctttgttgatttttccttattatatctttttttctacttcattgattttttttaacctcattatTTTggcggagggtacagctcagtggtagagcacatgcctagcatgcacgaggtcctgggttcaatccccgggacctccactaaaaaaaaaaaaaaaagttaattaaataaataaacccaaataaactagttaattaaatttaaaaaactttattatttcctttcttctactttcttctttcctcccacttcttctgttttttttaacttttgaaatagATGTTTAACTTATTAAATTTAAGCCCTTTTTCCCCCTAACATATGCATTTAATACCATAAAATGTCCTTAAGCGTAACTCTAGATGCATCCCACAAGACTCTTTTAAAtgaaggtataatttacatatagtaaaatgtataggttttaagtgtacaattctaTGAGTTTCAACAGATGCATGTAACTTGTAACTcctatcaagatacagaacatttccatcacccagaGTTCCTTAGTGCCTTCTAGTCTTTCCCTGACCCACGAATCACTGCTGTAATTTCTGTCACCAGAGGTTACTTTGCCTGATGTGCACCTTCACGTAAGTGGGATCATGAAGGGTGTTCTATTTTgatctttcactcagcatgtttttgagattcatccatgtcgtTTTGTATGTCACTAATTCATTGTatcttattattttatagtttgccATTGCTGTGAATATGCCACCATTTATCTATTCTCCTGTTGGTGGGCATTTGAGTTACTTCTAATTtgtggttattatgaataaagctgctatgaaaattctatttttttgtggacatttgtttttacttctcttagataaatacctaggagtagaatttccAGATGTATGATTTGTTTTATAAGAAAACCACTTTTACAGTGTTCCAAAGTGGTATgtaaagtagaaacaacccaaatggcaTCAACTGAtggaaggataaacaaaatgtggcatatccatagtatggaatagtattcagccacaaaaaggaatgaaacactgacacatcataacaTGGGTGAATCtgtaaaacattatgctaagtgaaagaagccagacacaaaaggtggtacactgcatgattccatttacatgaaatgttcagaaaggcaaatccatagagacagaaagtagattagtggttgccaaaggCTTCAGGGAAGACAGAAGTGGGGAAtcactgctaatgggtacagggtttctttctgaggtgatgaaaatgttctagaattggATAGAgttaatggttgcacaactttgtgaatatctTAAAGACCACTGACCACTTTCAAAGATAAAATCTTTGATAGGAAATTATATCTCAAgtttaaaagtgggcaaaaatGTAAATCCTTAGCCTTATATGCACTTCAGTTaattttagaaaggaagaaaattatcaCAGTTTTTGACTTAGCAAATTAGGAAAAGATAACAAGCAGTAATctcaaggaaatgaaattatacaTGTGAGAAATTAAtaattcaggaaataaaaacagcaaaatttaCTAACTAAATCTCAAAATGGTTTAACACAGGAAAAAAGTAGGAAGGGggaaaatcagtgaggaagggaATATTATGGcacatgtaatcaataaaataaacagcGTGTGTAATCAAAATTTGTTATTATAATAGGTATCAAAAGTTTAATTGTAAGAGGATGCTTTATAATTGCAGAATTTTAGGCTAACACATACTCCAGAAAATAGGTAActttgagggaaaaagaaaacaaaagaatataatttattaaagaatgagaaaaaaaacttGAATAAGTCAATATTCacggagaaaaaaaatttaagtagtcAAAGAATTTGCCCCAATAAAGATTTGCCAGATAGTTTTGTGGACAAATTATTAAGatcctaaagaaacaaaaattccttTGCACTCTTTGTGTTATGATCGCAGAGCACCAAAAAATGGAAGTCTGCCAGGTCAATTGTGTGAAAGTAGCAGGTCTCTACTATTAATCCTGATAAAGATGCACAAAGGAAATGACAGAAAGAACCTCCCTTAGGAGGATGGGTCTGAGTTGAGCCTGGACAGCATGTTCGGCCGGCAGACAGAATTTGTGATAGGCTGGATCGCTGTTGCTTCTAAATAAGCCAATGGTTTAAAATCGAGAGGTTCCAACCCCAAACCCAGGTTTTGGGCTactgcagaaaaatgaaaagattcgAAATTATGTTGCCTGCCTCCTGCATGAGGACAACGGCCTGAGGGGGACGGGGCCGTGCCTCTGCCTGGGGTATCTGCTCTCTGGATTGCCGTGGTCCTCGCTACTTCTCAGGGTCTGATGCTGAGACCTAGTGACCGCTGCCATTTTCCATCTTGTGTGAGTGTTATTTTCTTACAGTAAAGAAACAACACTCTGTATCCTGAGTCTTTCAAGGGTGAGgaagtgaaggaaagaagaacataaaagaaaatgctGCTTTACTCTGATACCTGCCTTACTGCAGAGTTACAGTGCTCAAGACAGAATGGattggcataaggacagacaaatggatcaacagaacagaatgggAAATCCATCAATAACTCACAGATTTGCTTTTTGACAAAGGAACCAAAGCAATTCGATGGGAAGACGACGAGACCTGTGTGATGTGGATTCCACAGTGTGGGGGGCCAACTGGCATCCCTGTTTTGGTCGACTTCAGAGGCGTTCCTGCCAGGGTGGTTTATTGTAGAACCACTAGAAGCAATTAGAACCATTAGGAACAGCTTCTCTTAGGAACAGCTGGGTGATGGGGCCTCTTCACCTGGACCTCTGAGGTCATCAGTACAAAATCATCTTCTGTGGAAATGGGTCCTCTGGTCTTTCCTCCCCATCAGGCCAGCATAACACAGACGATcgcaaaaccaacaaacaaaaattgattgAAATATAAAGACTTCCTGGGCATACACAGGGAGAAGGGGTGAACTACAGGAAGCTATTATTGCTCAGTGTCAACATTTTGTTTCCTTGAGATCTGTGGTTGCGCTTTTATAGGATTTTCCTGGTGGCTTGACCCAGTGGAAGTTTGAAGGATGAAATGTCTTCATGTGTAAGGAATATTCCCTTCTTCAGTTTTACTCAGGCCCTTAGGTCTAGTGAAACTCTCCACAATGCAGGAGGCtgtggccctgccctcagggtgGGAGGTGACAGGTGCATGGTTTGTGTTTTCCAGGTTCAGCTGCCATCATGGGTCCAAAAGCAGCGAGAGGCCTGGAGCGGGGCTCGCTGACTGTGCAGTGTCAATACGGCCCTGGGTATAAGAACTACGTGAAGTGGTGGTGTCGAGGAGCTGACTGGGGCCGCTGCAAGTTCGTTGTTAAAACCACTGGATCAGAGCAGGAGGTGAAGAAGGACCGTGTGTCCATCAAGGACAATCAGAAAAATCGCTCGTTCACTGTGACCATGGAGAAGCTCAGGCTGAACGATGCAGACACTTACTGGTGTGGGATTGAGAGAACTGGAACTGACCTGGGGGTCCAAATTGAAGTGACCGTTGACCCAGGTaagagtatgtgtatgtgtggatgTGTCTTCTCAGGGCCTGCCCTGTCCTGGTCCCTGGGGTCCATCTTAGGTGACTTAACTGTCATGCAGAGGGAACTGTCACAGGGGGTGGGTGAGTCCTGAGGTCTCATAGGACCCCCACTGGCCACTTGGGATGGGGAGGGACAGGGCTTCCCTTAGATGCTCTCATGGCTCCCAGGGCCTCCTCCGGGATGGGATCAAGCCCTTCTTGGCACATTATTTTTCCCTTGGCACAGTCAGTGCCTGAGTCTCTTGCCCAAGGAGATAAATATGATGGTCCCAGTTTCAGCCCATGGGCAAAAGGGACCCTCTTCCATGGACCCAGAGACCCCAATTCCTGCCAATGCTTTCCTGGGAGCTTTGGTGCCCAGGGGTTCCTGCCCCTTCTGAAGTTTGGGACTGGGACTTCATAGCTCCTGTTCCCACCCCCTGTTCCATATCCAGTCCCAGAGAAAGAGACCCAGCACAGCGGGGGTGCTGTGGTTAATTCCTGGGGTCTGAAAAGGCCTCCACAGTCAAAGGGCTGCATTCCTGGTGGCTGAAATCCCATCCTGAGCCATTTACACATACGGGATTAAGGATGTTCTCTTCCTAAGTCCTTCTAGAATGCAAACGCTTCTGGGCACGTTGGCTCAGGGGTCTCAGTGCCTTGGTGCGAATGAGTCTATCTGTTGGGCTCTCCTTCCGCTGACCCTTGGGCAGGCGGCACCAGCTCAGAGGGCTCCTGTGTCAAGGGGGGCGGGCACACAGCCAACAGAGCCCCCACCACACCCGGAGCCCTTGAGGCACGTTATACTTGCAAAGCACAGCACGATCATTGTCTCCTTGAATCCTGACAATATTCCTGAGAAATACGCATCCCCATCTTAGAAGCCTAATAACTTGCCCCAAGTAAAGGCTCTTCCTGAACCCTATGCTTTTGTTCAGGGCTGGTCCTGACCTTTGAAGTCACAGGTCTTGGGTGTGTTACCCCCCGGGGAAGCCCCCATCCTGCTCCTCTCCTTGCTGGATGCATAAgatgggggggggaggggcattGGCCGAGGCCTGGTCATAAGCAGCTGGAGTATCTAAATTTCAGCTGAACTCCAGCTGCCCGTGTCCTGGGGCAACCCTGGGCCCCTCTAACCTTCCAGGTTCTGCTTGGTGTCCTCCCTGGACCTGTGCCAGCCCCACCTGCCTCTGAGGCTCTGAGGCTCCTAGAGGCCAGGGAAATGTGAAGGTCCAGGCTATAGGCCCCTTGCCGTGGCCCTGCTCCAGAATCCTCAGGCCAGGGCAGCCCGTGCTCCCCCCCATCCCCCAGGTTCAGAGCCacgggcagggctgggggtgggtgagCAGGCCGAGCAGTGGGTAATCTGGTCTGTACGCCAAGCACCAGCTGCAGTGCCGACCACCACCTCCACTACCACCACGTTCACAGCGCCAGTCACCACGGGAGACACCAGAGGCCACCCCTCCAACGGCGGCAGGTAAGCCAGCTCAGATTGTGCTGTTCCCGGTGGCCCACTCCTCCGACGGCGGGACCCTCTGTGGTCCTGGGTCCCAGCCAGAGCTTGTCTCCGGCTCAGGAATGCTGGGGGCTCCTCTCACTTGCTCTCACAGCTCAGGAAGCCAGAAATGAAATCAAGCTGTCGGCAGGGTTGGCTCCTTCTTGGGGCTCCAGTGTAGACCCTGTCCCAGTCCTCTTTCCTGGCTTCGGGTGGTTCCCTTGACTTGTGACAGCATCAGTGCAGTCTTTGCCTCTGTCAccacatggccttctccctgtATGTCTGTGTTCCCCAAGTTCCcttttataagaacaccagtcattggattaaggtccatcctaatccagtatgacctcatcttaacttgacgACATCTGCAAAGATCTTAGTTCCAAAGAAGTCACCTTCCCAGGTTCTGAGTGAACACAGATGACAGGGTAAGGGACACTGTCCCACCAGTGTGGAGGCCAGTGTAGAAGCAGGGAGGCCTTTTCGGAACCTGTTGCCATAAAATTTCTCCTTGGCTTTTAGACCCATTGAAACACTTTGTGGAaccctcctctcctttttttaaaaaaacatctttGAGGGCACCCAGAAGTGGGGGTTCCCAGGCTGGAAACCACAGGCCTGTAAGTCAAAAGGTCTAGTGGTGCGTGTCCGACACTGCTACCAGTTGGGTGGGATAAGGCCAAAGGCGGGAGGGGGGCTGGGGTGCATGAAGCATCCTCTGTTGTTCGCAGCAGTGTCTTCATGAATCTCAGCGTCCTCATTCCCCTCGTCTTTGCTGTGTTGCTGTTTCTGTTGGTGGTGGCCTCACTCGTGGCTTGGAGAATGATGAAGCGACAGAAGAAAGGTGAAGGGACCTGGCTGTcactgggctggggctgggctgggtggaaATGTGTGGGGAAGTGTGTGGGGCTGATGGCCAGCATGATCATTCGGGAGCCATCTGGTCACACAGTCTGGAGGGGACGCTGTCCCAAAGGCCATGGCAGCTGGTAGTCTGATGGGGCCGGAGGGAGGTCTGGAGCTTGTAGGTGAGCCCACGAGGTTTGGGGTTAGATCTGCCTTGTATTCCCTCCTTGCTCTTCTCGCCTCTCTGCTCAGCctccctgtctgtttcctggttTGACTCTTGCTGGCAGAGGTGGCAATGGTCTTAGACTAGCAGCCCTGCTAGGGTACCCAGACACTTTAGTAGAATTcgtgtggttgccaaggaggtaCTGAGCTGACATAGGGacagagagaaacacacacacacacacacagacacacacggatGTATACACACACGAGTGAATGTACGCACATGCACAAACACGTGTACCCATGTGTGCATGCCTGCACACACAACATAGCACACACTCGAATGCACACATGGTGCCTGGACATGTGTGCCTGCACACACAGGTGAGCTCACAAATGACAGACGCATGTGCAGGTACCCACACGTACACAGCCCTCTGGGTTTCAGCAGAAAGCTCGGCGGCAACTCCTAGTCTtgctcctcctctgccctggCCCTTTCTCAGGCTGCCCTACTTGCTCTGTGTAAACTTGCCCTTTCAGGAAGGGCGTCTGCTCACGAGCCTGCACTCGTCAATCACGAGGTCTGGCCTCAGCCAAACCCTTTTCCTGTCTGGCTCCACTTCCACATTCTTACAGTAATTGCACCTCTTCCTTTTCTCAGAACCCACTGGGACCTAAGCTCTCACGGGGCCCAGTGGTAAAGTAACACGGctccctcccccacagcctgGGGAATCTTGTGGTCTGGGAAGAGGGGAGCCTAACTCTTGTTCATCACATCTTCTCCCAAATGTACTGTCCGTGATCTAAGTTCTAAGTCCATTCTGCCCCCCTCGGTATCTAAGAGCCGAGGGTGTTTAGGTGTCGTCTGCTGAAGGTGTTTCTTTGTTGTCTGTAAAGCAGGAGGGGTAAGggtggcagggggagggcagggacagaAAGAAATAGGAACCAGAGAGCACCTGAAACTGGTCCATACAGTGAACCACTTAGAGGGCAGCTTGGAGCAATCCTGTCTCCGCAGATAACTTGTACTGGTGGAGCACGGCCAGCGCACCAGGAAAGCACAGGAGAAAAAGGCTTGGCCACTCAGCAGCCCACACCGCCCCGGGAGACTAATCAGAATTCAGTGGGATGAGCGTGATGACATAGTCATAAATCAAgtgccctgggagctggggagggagggattcaacagcctggggggctggggaaggcaggtgTGACTTTGAGTTGACCCCTGAATGACGAATCAGGTGGGGAAATGGTGGAATTACAGGCAGGACTTCCAGCAGAGGTTGTGGGCTGAGCCGCATCCCAGGGGAGTTGATAGCTGGCAGGGCCACCTGAGCAGCTGATAGTTCTGTGATGGGGAGAACAGGTGGGCCAAGGTCTCATTTTTTAGATGgagaaatggaagctcagagctcagagaggtgaagtgaccaATGTCCCAGAGTGTGTCATCTGAGGAGTCAGAATTAGAACCAGTCTCCTCTCTCTGAGCCTGGAACctcatcctttctcttcctcagacCTGAGCACGCCTGTGAGTCACTGGATGGGCTTTCTAACTCTaattgcttttgtcttttagCTGCTGGGATGTCCGCAGAGCAGGTAAGAGCGTCCCCGAGCTCAGACCAGAGACATCAGCcagctcctttccctccttcctcatttTCCATCTCCCAGGAACACAGAGATCCAAATGTATCCAACAAACCCTGTGCCAAAATGTCCATATACTCACAATCCAGCTGCACTGCCTGGGCAAGGGCCCTGGGAGGATGCTGGAATCAGCCAGAAGGGAGGAGGGCCGGGAGGGGGCAGGCGTGGGAGACAGAGGAGGTGGGGACTGTAGAGGAAGCTGAGAGATAGGGtcctggggaggcagagagccAGGTGCCCCTCCCTGGAAGAGAAACCTGTGCATCCTCTCCTAGGTGCTTCAGACCCTGGAGAGCGACATCTGCTACGCAAACTTGAGCCTTCAGCAGACTGGAAACTCCTCTGTTTCCTCCCGGAAGAAGGCCTCCAGGAGCTCCTCCTCTTCTGCTCAGGCCAACCAAGTGGAAGTGGAGTATGTCACCATGGTATGTGCTTGGTGGGGCTGCTGTGGGGCTCAGACAAAACCTGCCATTGCCCCCTCCTTTGAAGATGGGCTTTCTCCGGCCCATGTGGgcacagaggaggagggtgggcgCCGGGTGAAGCTGCAGCCATTGAAAGATCTGCCTACAGAGCTCCCGCTAGTTTTTGGCCTTTGAAAGTGCCTCCATAGCAGGTCTCAGCACTGGGAGACTCAGAGCCGGGTCAGACGCGGTCCTCGTGCTGACCAGGGGAGACCCAGACAGGCCAAGTGACCAGGGATTCCATGCACAATGCGCTGCCCCAGCACAGAACTGAGGGAGGGGGTCTTCTGCTGTGGCTGGAGCTCAGGGTACCTGGCAGAGTGGAGGGAGGGGACGCTGGAGGGCCTGGGAGTAGATTCCAAAAGCCCTGGACGGTCTatctccccaggcccctccaaGGCCTCCTCCATCTGTGGCACAGCCTCCTGCCAGCCTCTCTAACCCCGAGGACATCTCATTGCAGGCTCCCTCCCCCAGGGAGCACATTGCATATGCAGCTCTGTCTTTGGACACCTTGGATCAGGAGCCAACCTACAGCAACACGGGGTACCTTAGCACCCACGTTCCCAGCA encodes the following:
- the CD300LF gene encoding CMRF35-like molecule 1 isoform X3, which translates into the protein MHLLLLFLLILWLSGSAAIMGPKAARGLERGSLTVQCQYGPGYKNYVKWWCRGADWGRCKFVVKTTGSEQEVKKDRVSIKDNQKNRSFTVTMEKLRLNDADTYWCGIERTGTDLGVQIEVTVDPAPVTTGDTRGHPSNGGSSVFMNLSVLIPLVFAVLLFLLVVASLVAWRMMKRQKKAAGMSAEQVLQTLESDICYANLSLQQTGNSSVSSRKKASRSSSSSAQANQVEVEYVTMAPPRPPPSVAQPPASLSNPEDISLQAPSPREHIAYAALSLDTLDQEPTYSNTGYLSTHVPSRSHEEPTEYSTIRKP
- the CD300LF gene encoding CMRF35-like molecule 1 isoform X4; amino-acid sequence: MHLLLLFLLILWLSGSAAIMGPKAARGLERGSLTVQCQYGPGYKNYVKWWCRGADWGRCKFVVKTTGSEQEVKKDRVSIKDNQKNRSFTVTMEKLRLNDADTYWCGIERTGTDLGVQIEVTVDPAPVTTGDTRGHPSNGGSVFMNLSVLIPLVFAVLLFLLVVASLVAWRMMKRQKKAAGMSAEQVLQTLESDICYANLSLQQTGNSSVSSRKKASRSSSSSAQANQVEVEYVTMAPPRPPPSVAQPPASLSNPEDISLQAPSPREHIAYAALSLDTLDQEPTYSNTGYLSTHVPSRSHEEPTEYSTIRKP
- the CD300LF gene encoding CMRF35-like molecule 1 isoform X2, which gives rise to MHLLLLFLLILWLSGSAAIMGPKAARGLERGSLTVQCQYGPGYKNYVKWWCRGADWGRCKFVVKTTGSEQEVKKDRVSIKDNQKNRSFTVTMEKLRLNDADTYWCGIERTGTDLGVQIEVTVDPAPAAVPTTTSTTTTFTAPVTTGDTRGHPSNGGSVFMNLSVLIPLVFAVLLFLLVVASLVAWRMMKRQKKAAGMSAEQVLQTLESDICYANLSLQQTGNSSVSSRKKASRSSSSSAQANQVEVEYVTMAPPRPPPSVAQPPASLSNPEDISLQAPSPREHIAYAALSLDTLDQEPTYSNTGYLSTHVPSRSHEEPTEYSTIRKP
- the CD300LF gene encoding CMRF35-like molecule 1 isoform X1; this encodes MHLLLLFLLILWLSGSAAIMGPKAARGLERGSLTVQCQYGPGYKNYVKWWCRGADWGRCKFVVKTTGSEQEVKKDRVSIKDNQKNRSFTVTMEKLRLNDADTYWCGIERTGTDLGVQIEVTVDPAPAAVPTTTSTTTTFTAPVTTGDTRGHPSNGGSSVFMNLSVLIPLVFAVLLFLLVVASLVAWRMMKRQKKAAGMSAEQVLQTLESDICYANLSLQQTGNSSVSSRKKASRSSSSSAQANQVEVEYVTMAPPRPPPSVAQPPASLSNPEDISLQAPSPREHIAYAALSLDTLDQEPTYSNTGYLSTHVPSRSHEEPTEYSTIRKP
- the CD300LF gene encoding CMRF35-like molecule 1 isoform X5, whose protein sequence is MHLLLLFLLILWLSGSAAIMGPKAARGLERGSLTVQCQYGPGYKNYVKWWCRGADWGRCKFVVKTTGSEQEVKKDRVSIKDNQKNRSFTVTMEKLRLNDADTYWCGIERTGTDLGVQIEVTVDPAPAAVPTTTSTTTTFTAPVTTGDTRGHPSNGGSSVFMNLSVLIPLVFAVLLFLLVVASLVAWRMMKRQKKAAGMSAEQVLQTLESDICYANLSLQQTGNSSVSSRKKASRSSSSSAQANQVEVEYVTMAPSPREHIAYAALSLDTLDQEPTYSNTGYLSTHVPSRSHEEPTEYSTIRKP